From one Lineus longissimus chromosome 3, tnLinLong1.2, whole genome shotgun sequence genomic stretch:
- the LOC135484644 gene encoding uncharacterized protein LOC135484644, with the protein MSKSRVPPPKAMTIPRLELPAAVTSVKVGAFLERELKMQEIEALYHTDSMVVLGYISNDSKRFHVFVANRIQQIRDVTTPGQWRHVATESNPADIASRGTNAEGLINSRLWWKGPEFLQNSESSTLMMTKKPIPIADDDPEVKRSVTVNKTIVSVNPAKFASMTERFEYFSDWFRLKRAVALCLRYFKLLKNSTAVQGYTPVKVQEMQTAQNRILKITQNESFPREIQTLMTANQPTQRKEKTTGTNHVGKDSSLVSLDPFLDAKSILRVGGRIKHAKVSSSVRLPILLPRSSHITNLIIDHHHKMEGHAGRGITLNSTRQAGFWIVGGRAAMTTYIMKCVSCRKLRGTPCGQKMANLPEDRF; encoded by the coding sequence ATGTCAAAATCCAGAGTTCCGCCACCCAAGGCCATGACGATCCCAAGATTGGAGCTACCCGCCGCTGTAACATCCGTGAAAGTTGGAGCCTTCTTGGAAAGAGAGCTTAAGATGCAAGAAATAGAAGCCCTGTATCATACAGACAGCATGGTTGTGTTGGGTTACATTTCAAACGATTCCAAGCGATTCCATGTGTTTGTAGCGAATAGAATACAGCAAATCCGTGATGTCACAACACCAGGTCAGTGGAGACATGTGGCTACAGAAAGCAACCCTGCAGACATAGCATCGCGTGGTACAAATGCTGAAGGTCTCATAAACAGCAGATTATGGTGGAAAGGTCCAGAGTTCCTACAAAACAGTGAAAGCTCCACTCTTATGATGACAAAGAAGCCGATCCCAATAGCAGACGACGACCCAGAAGTGAAACGGTCTGTCACTGTGAATAAAACGATTGTGTCTGTGAATCCGGCCAAGTTTGCAAGCATGACTGAaagatttgaatatttctcCGACTGGTTTAGGTTAAAAAGAGCTGTTGCTCTGTGCTTGCGCTATTTCAAGTTGCTAAAAAATAGCACTGCAGTTCAAGGATATACACCAGTTAAAGTCCAGGAAATGCAGACGGCCCAGAACAGAATCCTGAAGATAACACAGAACGAATCATTTCCACGAGAGATTCAAACCTTGATGACAGCCAACCAGCCAACCCAAAGGAAAGAAAAGACAACAGGAACCAATCATGTGGGTAAAGACAGCAGTCTTGTCTCCTTAGATCCATTCCTAGATGCCAAGTCAATCTTGAGAGTTGGAGGAAGAATCAAGCATGCCAAAGTGTCTTCGTCAGTGAGACTGCCGATTCTATTGCCTCGAAGCAGCCACATCACCAATCTGATCATTGACCATCACCACAAAATGGAAGGACATGCAGGACGTGGCATCACTTTGAATAGCACCAGGCAAGCTGGGTTTTGGATTGTCGGGGGGCGAGCCGCCATGACCACTTACATCATGAAATGTGTTTCGTGTCGCAAATTAAGAGGAACCCCATGTGGTCAAAAAATGGCCAATCTTCCAGAGGATCGCTTTTAG
- the LOC135484645 gene encoding uncharacterized protein LOC135484645 has protein sequence MTVHPFGATSSPACVNFALKAAANELEDKCGKEAADYVRDDFYADDGPKSLDGITETIDIVTKSTALCSERGFRLHKFVSSEKEVLKAVPQSERGKNVQSLDLRHDELPMERTLGIGWHVQSDIFQFSISLKDKPLTRRGILSTVSSIFDPLGLVAPVLLKGRLILQELCGQKADWDDPVPEDISMKWENWRSDLRNSHKQISQDAIKQGSLDQ, from the coding sequence ATGACCGTTCATCCCTTTGGGGCCACCTCGTCCCCAGCATGCGTAAATTTTGCATTGAAAGCTGCCGCTAATGAACTGGAGGACAAGTGTGGTAAGGAGGCTGCGGACTATGTGAGGGATGACTTTTATGCAGACGATGGGCCCAAGTCCCTGGATGGTATCACTGAAACTATTGACATTGTTACAAAATCCACTGCATTGTGCTCAGAACGGGGTTTTCGCCTGCACAAATTTGTGTCAAGTGAGAAAGAAGTACTCAAAGCTGTACCACAGTCCGAGAGAGGAAAGAATGTTCAAAGTCTGGATCTGAGACATGATGAATTGCCCATGGAAAGGACCTTGGGAATAGGATGGCACGTCCAGTCCGACATTTTCCAGTTCTCGATCAGTTTGAAGGACAAACCACTCACCCGCCGAGGTATTCTATCAACGGTCTCTTCAATATTCGACCCACTAGGTCTGGTAGCACCCGTTCTTTTGAAGGGACGATTGATCCTACAGGAATTGTGTGGCCAGAAAGCCGATTGGGACGATCCTGTGCCAGAAGACATCAGTATGAAATGGGAAAATTGGCGATCAGACTTGAGAAACTCACACAAGCAAATATCCCAAGATGCTATAAAACAAGGGAGCTTGGACCAGTAG
- the LOC135484646 gene encoding uncharacterized protein LOC135484646 — MNGEEGQDPLQLLLQAADMERLRHREEQRSMDLHLIQRENKRLTEELIKTQLELERSVKGRTSRNSDSVPQRVVVTHRPDSAYAVNLARDAGVGTDSPLLSRTLNTENIDDDVVMPPSRPAAGLGSAVSDTVRENTNGQIGAMAPLSQNTSLADALAMFADVITKKGDGLPKKETVRFQGDIFEFPVWLNSFKVLVEDRYPDAADRMYYLGRYTAGEAKEAKEAIKGLLLMSSSDAYVRAKAILQDRFGNKIRLAQNFREKLAKWPQVKTGKSLREFADFLNQCEGAMSTLGQLSVLNDSLEQDTILTKLPRGLQIRWIKFVDNWQYEDSENCRGEPRNEHPPFSKLCAFIEREARILCNPLLERQSSVVNVPNHGAKRDPQSVQKGPSQNVSKGFSVSAFATNSDISGGRNDSQVNVPTGNNSGVRAPAVCLLCQRAHSLESFAVFRGKSLIERLELVKGKGLCLGCFKKGHKKFRCLSKMKCEVCQLTHPTLLHDYSRQPAPTTSRTTDQNAVVRCTKTYDSDTTSCDCAHSLIVPVSIYHKDHPLETTVVYALLDDQANACLVLDSVLDKLNVHGDAVNVKMSTALGEEMVACQKVDGLVVRGLRESSEVNLPAVLSHAAIPADPSQVPRPETARKWKHLEKIAEELTRYLDSVEVGIIIGNNCTKAIRPLEIVPGDDNDPYGVRTALGWGVVGRVGNSNNHSVSGHFVYSISAKEMNPSQVVEMFQLEFNERETNPDAKTSVNDKRFIQLMKDEIHVRDDGHFETPLPLPDDVRMPNNRPMVEKRLKQLKGRLSKNQQYREDYKAFMDGLLKNGFAERVPEDELDMNNGKIWYIPHHGVYHPHKPGKIRVVFDCSAEYNGAVLNKQLLQGPDITNNLTGVLCRFRKGLIAFSCDIEGMFHQVGVNREHRNFLRFLW; from the coding sequence ATGAATGGTGAAGAGGGCCAAGATCCCCTCCAACTACTTCTGCAAGCCGCAGATATGGAACGTCTTCGTCATCGTGAGGAACAACGCTCAATGGATTTACATTTAATCCAAAGAGAAAACAAAAGACTCACTGAGGAGCTCATAAAAACTCAGCTTGAGTTGGAACGTAGTGTGAAAGGGCGAACTTCAAGAAACTCGGACTCTGTCCCTCAGCGAGTCGTCGTGACCCATAGGCCTGACTCTGCCTATGCGGTCAATTTGGCCAGGGACGCTGGGGTGGGGACTGATTCCCCCCTGTTATCAAGAACTCTCAATACtgaaaatattgatgatgatgttgtgatGCCACCAAGCCGGCCTGCTGCTGGCTTGGGATCAGCCGTTAGTGACACTGTTCGTGAAAATACTAATGGACAAATTGGTGCTATGGCACCACTGTCCCAGAACACTAGCTTGGCAGATGCATTGGCCATGTTTGCCGATGTGATCACTAAAAAGGGAGATGGTCTCCCAAAGAAGGAGACTGTAAGGTTCCAAGGCGACATATTTGAATTCCCAGTCTGGCTGAACTCATTCAAGGTCCTTGTTGAGGATAGATACCCAGACGCCGCGGATCGTATGTACTATCTTGGGCGCTACACAGCCGGAGAAGCCAAGGAAGCCAAGGAAGCCATCAAAGGACTGCTTCTCATGAGCAGCAGCGATGCATACGTCCGTGCCAAGGCCATTTTACAGGATCGTTTTGGTAACAAAATTCGATTGGCCCAGAACTTTAGAGAAAAGTTGGCAAAGTGGCCTCAAGTGAAGACTGGGAAATCTCTTCGTGAGTTCGCTGATTTCCTGAATCAATGCGAGGGCGCCATGTCAACCCTTGGTCAACTGTCGGTGTTGAACGACTCCCTGGAACAGGATACCATACTCACCAAGCTGCCAAGAGGTCTACAGATCCGGTGGATCAAGTTCGTCGACAACTGGCAATACGAGGATTCTGAGAACTGTCGTGGGGAACCAAGAAATGAACATCCGCCCTTCTCGAAATTGTGTGCATTTATCGAAAGGGAAGCAAGGATCCTTTGCAATCCTTTACTTGAACGACAATCATCTGTTGTAAATGTTCCCAATCATGGCGCTAAACGTGATCCTCAATCTGTGCAAAAGGGGCCTAGTCAGAATGTTTCAAAGGGGTTTAGTGTTTCTGCCTTTGCAACTAATTCTGATATTTCTGGTGGGCGTAATGATTCTCAGGTGAATGTACCTACTGGTAATAATTCTGGGGTGAGGGCACCTGCTGTTTGTTTATTATGCCAGCGGGCCCACTCACTGGAATCTTTTGCAGTGTTCAGGGGCAAATCTTTGATCGAAAGGTTGGAGTTAGTGAAGGGCAAGGGTCTGTGTCTGGGGTGTTTCAAGAAAGGGCATAAAAAATTCCGGTGCCTAAGCAAGATGAAATGCGAGGTGTGTCAATTGACACATCCCACCCTACTACATGATTACTCGCGCCAGCCCGCACCTACCACTTCGCGTACCACAGATCAGAATGCCGTTGTGCGCTGTACTAAAACATATGATTCAGATACTACTAGTTGCGATTGCGCTCATTCATTGATAGTACCTGTTTCAATTTACCACAAAGACCACCCGCTGGAAACTACTGTGGTTTACGCACTGCTAGACGATCAGGCAAACGCTTGCCTGGTCCTTGACTCGGTATTGGACAAACTAAATGTACATGGTGACGCCGTCAATGTGAAGATGTCGACAGCATTGGGCGAGGAAATGGTGGCATGCCAGAAAGTAGACGGATTGGTGGTAAGAGGACTACGCGAGTCAAGTGAAGTGAATCTGCCTGCCGTTCTTTCCCATGCAGCTATACCTGCAGACCCGAGTCAAGTACCGAGACCAGAAactgccaggaaatggaaacacCTTGAGAAAATTGCAGAAGAATTGACTAGGTACTTGGATTCAGTTGAAGTTGGTATTATAATTGGCAACAATTGCACAAAGGCCATCAGACCGCTAGAAATTGTGCCTGGGGACGATAATGATCCCTATGGCGTCCGCACCGCCTTGGGGTGGGGGGTCGTCGGTCGAGTTGGAAATTCTAACAATCATTCGGTTTCAGGTCATTTTGTCTATTCTATTAGTGCCAAAGAGATGAATCCCAGCCAAGTTGTTGAGATGTTCCAGCTAGAGTTTAATGAGAGGGAGACCAACCCAGATGCCAAGACATCAGTCAACGACAAAAGGTTCATTCAACTGATGAAAGATGAGATTCATGTTCGAGATGACGGCCATTTTGAGACGCCCCTTCCTTTACCGGACGATGTCAGAATGCCCAACAACCGACCAATGGTCGAGAAGAGACTGAAGCAGCTGAAGGGGAGGTTGTCAAAGAATCAGCAATACAGAGAAGATTATAAGGCTTTCATGGATGGCCTACTTAAAAATGGGTTTGCTGAAAGGGTGCCCGAGGACGAGCTTGACATGAACAATGGTAAAATCTGGTACATACCTCACCATGGGGTGTACCATCCGCACAAGCCCGGAAAAATTCGGGTTGTGTTCGATTGCAGCGCGGAGTACAACGGCGCCGTACTGAATAAGCAATTATTGCAAGGTCCCGACATAACCAACAATCTTACAGGCGTATTGTGTAGGTTCAGAAAAGGGCTGATAGCCTTCTCCTGTGATATAGAGGGTATGTTCCACCAAGTGGGAGTAAACAGGGAGCATAGAAACTTCCTTCGCTTCTTGTGGTAG
- the LOC135484647 gene encoding uncharacterized protein K02A2.6-like, with amino-acid sequence MSAEIRSFVETCDTCATFADKQPPETLNLHDVPDRPWSKVASDLFSFKGKNYLVTVDYFSSFFELDYLHDITADTVIAKMKMHFARHGIPDILVSDRGTQFTSDQFRRFSTNWSFTHEFISPGNSKANGAVEAAVKVAQKLLTKSKAAKENPYLGLLNIRNTPTEGLQSSPSQRLLGRRTKTLIPSTQDRLLPRLPSGEKERMENRKLNMAQKRNGGRHDLKPLKPGDHVRIQPTQFGQTEWRPATVAKRLKSRTNEVTALGKTLVRNRQQLRFKPSLPTATATSLESTPVRPSPKPNSDDSNTEKLNNEQLDAEIMTSNDRSMVSSAASDTPAKANTEQSVTQTPAIRTTRSGRVIKPVDRLEL; translated from the coding sequence ATGTCGGCGGAGATCCGGTCGTTTGTCGAAACCTGTGATACCTGTGCCACCTTCGCTGACAAGCAGCCCCCAGAGACTCTGAACTTGCATGATGTGCCGGACCGTCCCTGGTCCAAGGTTGCAAGTGACCTGTTTTCCTTCAAAGGGAAAAACTATCTCGTTACGGTTGACTACTTTAGTTCATTCTTCGAACTGGATTACCTCCATGATATCACCGCAGACACCGTCATTGCAAAGATGAAAATGCATTTTGCTAGGCATGGCATTCCAGACATTCTAGTCTCGGACCGCGGAACACAGTTCACGTCTGATCAGTTCAGGCGATTCAGCACCAACTGGTCGTTCACACACGAGTTCATTAGCCCAGGTAACTCAAAGGCTAATGGTGCTGTAGAGGCCGCCGTGAAGGTGGCTCAGAAACTGTTGACAAAGTCCAAAGCAGCCAAGGAGAACCCCTACTTGGGGCTACTCAACATCAGGAACACCCCAACGGAAGGCCTACAGTCCAGCCCTTCTCAGCGACTCCTCGGGCGCCGCACAAAAACACTCATACCTTCTACCCAAGACAGGCTCCTCCCTCGCCTGCCATCAGGAGAAAAGGAACGTATGGAAAATCGTAAACTCAACATGGCTCAGAAGCGTAATGGTGGTCGCCATGACCTTAAGCCGCTTAAGCCTGGTGACCATGTTCGCATTCAGCCGACTCAGTTTGGTCAAACTGAGTGGCGTCCGGCAACTGTCGCAAAACGTCTCAAGTCTCGCACGAATGAGGTCACCGCTCTAGGCAAAACTCTCGTGCGCAATCGACAACAGCTAAGGTTCAAACCATCGCTGCCTACTGCAACCGCGACATCCCTGGAGTCAACCCCTGTGAGGCCAAGTCCAAAGCCAAACTCTGACGATTCGAACACTGAAAAATTGAACAATGAACAACTGGATGCGGAGATCATGACGAGCAATGATAGGTCAATGGTGTCAAGTGCCGCAAGTGACACGCCCGCTAAGGCCAACACTGAGCAAAGCGTAACCCAAACTCCGGCTATCCGTACTACGCGTTCTGGTAGAGTCATTAAACCTGTGGACCGTTTAGAATTGTGA
- the LOC135484648 gene encoding uncharacterized protein K02A2.6-like: MFEPPVAAAAAAPRDPAPMHGIRPPQSPQPPNLDGGHSAENWKIFKQKWTNYSIITNLDKQTRAYQVALLLHTLGDDGLRIYNGFQFETEEDERTVDEVLAKFDNFAFGEINETFERFVFNQRNQKTDKTFETFLAAIRLLVKTCNYHKETVNSILRDRIVLGISDRETQKRLLRERGLTLDGCIAICKTSENAEAHEKAMNADSSVNFVKRSSKNRTKSKMAPPTQKTGATPSQTARDCKFCGRTHIMRKSECPAWGKSCRSCQGLNHFAAKCTKQGKTKKVNQLLDEDSELGDDDCEWIDSIRPGNGHSPKDVRCRMMLTDSRQEVTFQVDTGASVNLIPLRLAVHTELSPTTKRLKMWNGSEIHPVGSCRLVVGNPKNRKRYSVEFVVVKENLMPLLGLKAAQGMKLVTVNDSIMERIAAVSVLDKFADVFDGKLGKLPGTVHLEVDGGVMPVVTPSRRIPVAPLAKLRPELERLSDIDVLARVEQPTPWVSQLVLAEKKSGELRICLDPRPLNRALKREHFQLPILEDKLHNLAESRVFSKLDLSSGYWHVELDEESSLLTTFQTLFGRYRWKRLPFGLIVASEIFQRKLLEAIDGLTGVECIADDVVIHGRNTEEHDRNLEAFLQRCREKGIKLNIAKLELRLSEITFMGHMVTERGLQADPEKVRAVESMSAPTNLEGLRRFLGVANYLAKFLPNLTEVTTPMRNLTKKDVPFVW, from the coding sequence ATGTTTGAGCCtcctgttgctgctgctgcagcTGCCCCCCGTGATCCTGCCCCTATGCATGGAATCCGTCCCCCTCAATCCCCTCAACCTCCAAACCTGGATGGGGGGCACTCTgctgaaaattggaaaattttcaaGCAAAAGTGGACGAATTACTCGATCATTACGAACCTTGACAAGCAGACCCGAGCATATCAAGTTGCCTTACTACTGCATACGCTTGGGGACGACGGTCTGAGGATCTACAATGGTTTCCAGTTTGAAACTGAGGAAGACGAGCGTACTGTTGACGAAGTTTTGGCTAAGTTTGATAACTTCGCCTTTGGAGAAATCAACGAAACGTTTGAACGATTTGTCTTCAATCAACGGAATCAAAAGACTGATAAAACTTTCGAGACATTTCTTGCTGCTATTCGGTTGCTAGTGAAGACTTGCAATTATCACAAGGAGACTGTGAACTCTATCTTGAGGGATCGAATAGTCCTTGGCATAAGTGATCGTGAAACTCAGAAGCGACTGCTGCGGGAGCGTGGCCTGACCCTGGATGGCTGCATCGCAATATGCAAAACGTCAGAGAATGCGGAGGCCCATGAAAAGGCCATGAATGCTGACTCATCGGTAAACTTTGTGAAGCGCTCTAGCAAAAACCGCACTAAGTCTAAGATGGCGCCACCGACTCAGAAAACTGGTGCTACACCATCTCAAACTGCTAGAGATTGCAAGTTTTGTGGTCGTACTCACATTATGCGCAAATCTGAATGTCCTGCGTGGGGCAAATCGTGTCGAAGTTGCCAAGGTCTGAACCATTTTGCCGCAAAGTGTACAAAGCAGGGCAAAACCAAGAAAGTAAACCAACTCCTAGATGAGGACTCTGAGCTAGGTGATGATGACTGTGAGTGGATTGATTCTATTCGACCTGGTAATGGTCACTCACCGAAAGATGTACGATGCCGGATGATGTTGACCGATTCCCGACAGGAAGTCACATTCCAGGTGGACACTGGAGCGTCCGTCAACTTGATTCCTCTACGATTGGCTGTTCATACTGAGCTTTCTCCCACAACGAAACGCCTAAAAATGTGGAACGGCAGTGAAATTCACCCGGTAGGATCGTGTAGGCTTGTGGTTGGTAATCCAAAAAACCGTAAGCGCTACTCAGTTGAGTTTGTTGTTGTAAAGGAGAACCTGATGCCTCTTCTTGGTCTCAAGGCTGCGCAAGGGATGAAACTCGTCACGGTCAATGACTCCATTATGGAACGCATCGCAGCTGTGAGCGTTTTAGACAAGTTTGCTGATGTGTTTGACGGCAAGCTTGGGAAACTCCCAGGCACCGTGCACCTGGAAGTTGATGGAGGTGTTATGCCTGTTGTAACACCATCGCGCCGCATACCAGTGGCACCTCTTGCTAAGCTTAGGCCAGAGCTCGAGCGTTTATCTGACATTGATGTGCTTGCCAGAGTTGAGCAACCAACTCCCTGGGTCAGCCAACTTGTCCTAGCTGAAAAGAAATCTGGAGAACTCCGCATCTGCCTCGATCCGAGGCCACTCAACCGTGCACTGAAACGTGAACACTTCCAGCTACCGATACTGGAAGACAAACTCCACAACTTGGCGGAGTCGAGAGTCTTCTCCAAGCTCGATTTATCGTCAGGATATTGGCACGTCGAACTAGATGAGGAGTCGAGCCTCCTCACCACCTTTCAGACTCTTTTTGGTCGTTACCGGTGGAAGCGTCTACCCTTTGGCTTGATTGTCGCGTCTGAGATTTTCCAAAGGAAATTGCTCGAAGCCATCGACGGGCTCACTGGAGTCGAATGCATCGCCGATGACGTCGTCATTCATGGAAGGAACACTGAGGAACATGATCGCAACCTGGAAGCTTTCCTACAACGCTGTCGGGAGAAAGGGATCAAATTAAACATTGCAAAGCTTGAACTGCGATTATCTGAGATAACTTTCATGGGACACATGGTTACTGAACGTGGTTTACAGGCTGATCCAGAGAAAGTGCGAGCTGTTGAGAGCATGTCCGCTCCTACTAACTTGGAGGGACTGCGACGTTTCCTGGGAGTGGCAAACTATCTCGCAAAATTTCTCCCTAATCTGACTGAGGTGACGACACCTATGCGCAATCTCACAAAAAAAGATGTGCCGTTCGTCTGGTAG